The genomic stretch TAGCTTCAGGATCATTAGTAGTTATTATAACATAGACAGAGTTcgctaaaagcaaaaaaaaaggttctgtgATATGCATGACTCTATACAAAAAACTTACACTTTTGTTACTTATGAGTTAAGGAACAGTATTTAACAGTATTGGCatgaaaataatgatttattagaACCATTAATGTATACCTTCAATTTTCCTTGAGGCAGGcacttattttttaaaacaaaagggCCCGATTGGTTGtacatacaaaacacaacaccaCAGAGGGATTAGTGTTTGGGAGTTGAGAATATTATGTTAATAATGGTTCATGGATGAGACACACTGAATCAGCCTTTAATTCAGTACATGTTGGAGTACTTGCATTGTACTGAAAATGTACatggtattatattgtattataagaCGCAGTAATTACACAGCATTTTGCATGAATATGTCTGCACAACCCACTCTTATATTCCTGAACGTTTTCTCATTTCCCAACCAAATCAAATGTTGCATGGTTGAATCTCATACTGTGAGACAACATACAGCCTAAACAATTATATTTGTACAAGTTTTTTGTGCTTGTGCGACATCTTGTGGTGAACATTGTAgtcacatgtaaaaaaaaaaaaaaaaaagtgaaatatatAAACCCTTTATATCTAGCTTAGTGTTAGGATGTGATTCAGGTTCGTTTTTTTCCATTACCATCAGTGTCttactacatttttttaataaagcatgTATGACGTACATGTCGTCAGAAGATTTTTATCTGAGATCTGAAAATGAGGCTTTAGAAGTTTATCAGAGCTTTCATTTTTTCAGGATTTATACTTTGTTGATTAAAAGCAGAccaattgcaaaaaaattattagttaAATTGTTAGTGAGGTAATAACTATTTAGAACACTCTCATAACACACAAGTCCcaattttaatacattatttataaaaaaataaaaataaaaagccaaaaacaaataatcatGAAATAATGGACATTGGCATAAAGTAgctatctatctttttttacaaaataaactatGACACATGAGAGGAACCGAAGCTGTACTATGGTCAAGGGAAGTAAAAAggcaaaatgtgtaaaataggACAGATTGGTTGCACATACACAACATTTTGTAAGACTGCTTTGAgacacaatgtccattgtggaaaacgctacacaaataaacttgaacttgaacaccACAACACCAATGAAGGACGAGTGTTTGTCCTAAGAATATTAGCAGTGTTTGGAAGAGAAGCATATAACGCTAAATTGTCTGTATTATGATGTGACAGCACACCGTATCAGCCATTAGCACATGTTGAAATAATGggttttttctccttcttctacttctttcggctgcgcccattaggggtcgccacagcggatcatcagtctccataccactctgtctCTTTTAAACCAGTCTTcgctcaccacatccataaaacttatttctctcttccttcctcctggtggctccatcatcagcattctcctactgatatactccTTGTTCcttgtccaaaccatctcaatcaggcttctctccctttgtctccaaaacgtcctacatgcactgtcccagTATATACAGCGGTAAAAACTCTTTAGaatccctggggacagatgagctttAAGACTCCTCAAGAAGTACAAGGCGTTGTTGTGGCTTtctaaccagagctgaagtgttctggtgccaggacagatcctcagagatgtgaactaaCAAGAGTTTAAACCCTTTCTACCTCAGTCCTATTTATGTAGACTGAGAAGGGTctcctgctgttagatttccgaaagtccacaatgagctctttagtcttcagGAAACCTTTTAcagttgtattaaaaaaattattattaacactattttttaattctttgtcCACCAATGCCTCACTTGGACTGCAttcaaaatgttaaatacaacataaaaaaaggggggggggggtgtttatCTAAATTAAGAGTCTGaacttatttgcttttttttattgaacacaAATGCTTTCTTAATTTGGAGTTGTAGAATGTGTTCAGCTCATCATGACTTTCCTTTAGGAGCAATCAGAAATGGTGAAGTCCAGTTTCTGCCaaaggtaaaaaacaaaaacaaaaaataagcaTATATGaaggtttagaaataaaactgagtCTAAACAAACAATAGTCTTTCAAAGCAATTTCTAAGATAAGGTATTTCGTAAAATAACGATGATGTCGCTTTTACCCGGCTATAATATTACTATTACTCAAAGAGTAGAAAATCTACTGCCCACTGAATCCTGTTTGGTCCAGAATATTCCAGTGGTGTCCAAATCTAGTGTGCAGCCAACAGCTCACCTGCTTCATAATAAAGTTGTTCACATCCACAgtttcaggaagaaaatcagCCCAGTTCAATTTAGAGTCCCTCCATAAGTCCCCCACTTCTTTCTGGctctaaagtgaagaaaaacacagcaatgactttaacaaaaaataatcttttttaacTAGTATAACAATACACTTTACTTCTTTCgcaattataatttatataagaTCGGACTGACAGCTTACCATTTGTTTGCAAAGAAGGTGCaatatttctgaaaataataTGCCAGCTCTTGCCACAGTGAGCAACGGTTTGTTGAATTCACtgtagtggaaaaaaacaaaacaaacaaaaaaaacaattaaaacccAACAATAACGTCTTCTGGAACAAGaatttatatgtacatttccaAATGTATCTGTAAATACCAAAATAATTCTCTCAAAGAgattcctccttcctggagcACAGGATGAACGAGCTCCGCTATGTAACGCCAGATATAAGGAATGTCAGTGGCCAAATCTTCTGCTACCTCGAGGGTTTCTGAGAACCTGTGTAAACAAGGATAGGTaagaaaatggggaaaaaaaaagaaagaggccATTAATAATGATATCAATTAATCCCAATGGACAAATATATCATCAAGCTGTCGACATCTCATGACGCAGACAGTTGTGTCTTTAGCGCCAGTGGGAGACGGAGCTCTGTGGTGCGGAATGTCACTTACCCTTTAAAAAACTGAGATGCGGAGAGGATCCCAGCCTGCAGCAGCCGATGGAATAGATGACCCATTTGGTCACGTGTGATCTGCTTTCGCTCCAGCGTGGTCTCCACACCCACCCGAACAAAAAGGTACAGCATCCTGCCCTGGTCCAGTTCCTTCACGCAATGCAAGGCCTCCTGCACACGAACCCACCACGATTATGTAACACAGAAACAAGATAATAACCGAcgtgtaataaaataaatgtgataaGACACTGCATGAGATAAATACCTTGTAATCATTTGCATGCAAATACTCTTCGataatggatttggactgtttCTCCATTTCTTCCTCTGATAGCGCAGGCTTGTTTGTAGTCGAGTCCTCCACTGTGTTGAGTTTTACTGAAACATATACATAATTGTGTCATGAGAAATAAAGCTCgtgcattaaactgaattacAGTCAAGTTTCCTGGGCTGCAGTTTGGGTTCGTTTGGGACATGCAAGGAGGAAAAAGCTGAAACTGAGGGCTGAAGTGACAGTGAAAGTTTGCCGGGGCGCAAAACATCGGTGAGAAAAACACCTACAATTTGaacttgctttttttcttttacacaaaacacattaaagAGAGCTGAGAAAAGGACACGATCTACAGACTGCATTCTCTAAAGACTGACCTGGTATGCTTGCTTTGTCTCCATTTCCTCCATTGCAGCCTTTCTTCCAGTTCCGCTGTCCTCGTCGGTCCCAATTCGATCCCAAATATATAGCATCGTTGTTTGCCAGCTGCACACAAATACAATTTCGTTTAATTAAGAATGCTCCTTAATAACCTGGTACACAAAATTGTactttgattaattgattaaggACCATTTAATAAACGGTATGAAATTCCACTTCTGACGTTTTTTCCAGGCAACTCTTTAAAGGTACACaatattgccaaatgtttgtggacacctggtcataagtacggtatgtgatttttaagcatcgcatttcacatttagtcccaatttgtttttataattccttctactcttctgggaagctgttttccaattttggagtgtgttgtggacatttgttttcatcggccacaagggtgttagtaaagtcaggtgatgATGCAGGTGAGGCGAGAAGGCCTGGCAGTGCATTTAGTGTTCCAtttgatcccaaaggtgttcaatagggttgagtttagaGCCCAATAGAAGGCTATTTAAGATCTTTCTTACCAAACCATATaaggcatatcttcatgtagttcgctttatgcacaggggcattgccatgttggaacatgtttgggtttccaagttgtgaatgtaaaatatttattagagCGCAtcgaaagacatcctgtacaattgtgtgcctccagctttgtggtaacagtttaaagaagaaccacatatggcaggaaatgtcaggtgtttgcaaacttttttgcaatatagtgtgtatactaGTCAATGATGTGAATAATTTCACCAGCAGGTGGAGCTCTTGGGCTTGCTtgataaaacaaatattgtgtattatatcAGTGATAAAAATGTTTGAGTCAGTCTACATAGAGAGCTTTAAATAGTGACTGAAGATGTTCAAGGATCCTTCCACCAAAAAAATCGCCTTTCAAAAACATGTGACTTCACATTTAAAGTCAGTACCTTGTTCATTTTAGGGATCTTGTTGGGGTCTATTGTATCTTTCTTGGCAGGAGCAAGCACAGTGCTGTCTTTTAGAATTACTGTAGaagaaacaagaacaaaatATACAGTTCATTAGGTAAGTGCTGTAGCACACATCGCAAAAAGATAATGGGACTATGCTGTAAAAAGTATAGCACATATAGCCCTCTCTAACCTGGTCTCCTTTTGCCTTTGGACTTAAGCTGCTTGTGAACTTTTAATTGCTCTTCCAGCTCCTCAAATTGAGCATCCTTGTGGATCTGCTCAATGGTCTTCGGGCCTTTTTCAGCTTTCTTTGATACCCAGttgttctgtaaaaaaaattttaaatttttttaaaaagacacgTCATGCACCGTTTTATCATTTCCATATGTACTACTGTTAAACGTAAGCACAGATGCATGTCTaatagacaaacaaacaaattcactAACCAGACGCAGGTCAATTACATCCTGGAGCATGAAACGAATGCGTGACGAggtttttctctcatttattattttttcaatctGCTTAATGTACTGATCCATTCGTGACTAAAggatagaaaagaaaataggCAACATTTTAACAGAAGCGTTTCAATACCTATTCTACTGATAAGGACATGTGAGaagttttaaaaagcaaaagagTTGCATAGTCATGAACATAATAGTGTACAACTTTGCAGGATGGTAATTAGAACAATCCCGAATAATGAAAATGGTCTAAAATGCCGGCTTTGGTTGTTTACCTTCCCCATCTCCAAGTCTATCTCTTTGCCGGCGGTCGTGAGGAGAATTGAGAGGCACTCGAGACTTCCCTCGTCATTTCTCTTCAGCAGTTTCACCACGCAGTTATGAATGATTGACTCCGTCAACATCCGCAACTTAAACAGCTGCCCGATGAACTTCATGTTGCCCTTAGTTTTTCGGCAAGCTTGGTTTTTTGCCTCCTCCAGCTCGTCCTGAAGCCGCTCACGTTCACTGGCCTGGAAAAGTAAATCGTtatcatcataaaaacaaaaaataataaaaaatccatGCACTGGaggaataaaaatattacacaaagataCCATAGCAATTTTACAGAAGGACAGGTTCAAGCCTGATAACAGATTATCGACTTGAAGCTTAATTTGCAAATTCAGCAGATTTTGATTCTATTCTGTGGGAAACACAAATTGAAAGCCCTCTTGAGAGAAACGATGCTTACTGAAACAGCTGCTTCCAGTTCCTGCTGTTTTTTATCAAGGACATCGTTGCTCGTTTTGTCCTTATCAAATTCTTTCTGACAGCGGTGAAGGAGCAGCGTTCGAAAGTTCACATTGCTGTGGGGTTTGTTTGCCATGGGCACATctatctaaaaagaaaaataagaagaaaattcCACAGTTAGAATCACAAATAGGCTTAAACtcactaaaacataaagaaggaGATGTGATGTTTTACTTACTGCAGCCAGAGATTTACACATGATCCCGTACCCCATGGAGAAGTTGGGCTCATCAATGGCTTTCTCAAATATCAGGTTGACGACACCCTTAAGTCGCTCCTCTGTGTCGATGTGGAGCTCTTTCAACTGCTTCATCAGCTGATTGAACATCTCCGGCGTCAGTTTGTTGAGGATACTGCGCACCGTCCGGAAAAGCTCctgcacaacacacaacatcagCACgactgtattttaaaaaaaatatctgcatCCAACAGACCAATTGATTGCACAGACAGCGAGTGCGAATTGTAAATCTTTCTGCAACGACAGTGTGCAACAGCAAAGTAATGTGCTAACCTCAGTTTTCTGGGTTTCGGGGTCCTCTGTGGAATTCCTTCTTTTCATGCAAGGCTTCCAGGCATTCTCAGCCTTCTTCAACTCTACCTCTTCATTCATAGGCACAATCCTGAAGATCTTACAGGGTAGAGGCTGCCTCAGACTTGCAGTCAGTTCCTAAAAGAGCAAACataataaagcaaaatataaGGCAAAACATTTGCGATATTActgatataatgtatatattaatattgtagtgttattgtgttataataCTCAAAGAAACATAAAACTGAAGTGATGAATTACTTCAAATAAAAGGTTGTGATACATGTAACATGATAATAGGAGCACAACACacttattagtaaaaaaaaaaaaaaaaaaaaaaagccagactgCCGAATAAAATAGTGCACATATAGTGCATACTGCATTACAGACACAAAACAGTAACGATTGTGATGAGTGGAGACCTCtgcttaaaatataaatgatgcaGTCAATAAAGCCCATGTCTCAGGCAGTTTACCTTGTCCAATATAATATCTTTTACAGGTGGAAGCCCCTCTGGCTTCTGCATAGAGGCAGGTTTAAACTGGAGGCTCAAAATAAAGTCTTTACTGTATTGTATCCTCCTATTCTCCAACTGTGCAACTGTGGCGCTGTTGGGCCCTTCTGCTGGTGTAAGGACTCCATTGATGCTTTCATTCTCACAGCTGTGCTTGGGTTCCTTCTTTACAAACTCAGCTTCCTGCTTTTCATTCTCTTCAACTGGCTCTGGCTTCACCTAAAACACCAACACACTTAATAAAAAACCTTGCAGGACTACTGTGAAGTTGTAGTGTAAATCtagattacacacacattatatattataatacacacaaatacatacatacacacgcgcatacatatatatatatgtgtgtgtgtgtgttataatatagatataaacctcatttcactactaaaatattactgtgtccttcagttatttgatagatcgaaatgaaattgctgatccaaacacccaaatatttataaatgtaaatcatggacattgtcagcggttcctaaacttttgcatacaactgtaattaaaccatattttcagATTAGAAGTTTCAATAAAGCCAATGTCTCAAGCAGTTTACCTTGTCCAATATAACATCTTTTACAGGTGGAAGCCCCTCTGGCTTCTGCATAGAGGCAGGCTTGAACTGGAGACTCAAAATAAAGTCTCTACTGTATTGTTTGCTCCAATTCTCCAACTGTGCAACTGTGGCGCTGTTGGGCCCTTCTGCTGGTGTAAGGACTCCATCGTTGCTTTCATTCTTACAGCTGTGCTTGGGTTCATTCTACGGTTAATAATAGATCATTTAATTCGAGTTAATTTGAGGAACACTTCAGTGTTTTCAACCTGATTTACACCAACAGCATCTGTCTGTATTTTATGTGCAATATCTAAAAACAAGGACTTAATAGCTTCCTAGCTGCTTTCTAGTTTAGAGAGACCGAGCAGAAAACTTTACTCGTAACTCTATAATAATAACTCAAGTCAAAGGGCAGTTGTGGGGAAGTAGAACAATTATgtgaatcgtttttttttttttcttcatacagCATTCTCATAAGGTAAAAGGTATTTGCATATTAAGATTTAGACGAGGGAATCTTTCATTTGAAGAAAATCACCATTTAACATACAAAACAGTGTCAGTGTTTCTGCCGAGCAATaagtaatattttatgtattgcTCCGGTGTAAAATTCCGACGAAAGAACATCTAAGAACAGCTAATTGCAAAGATGCTATGCATTGCTACAgatgtgtgagaaagtgagaagaCTGTCGAAATCGGACAATATTTGATGCAGAGGAGAGCACTGCCATGGTGTGCATCACTTGCAAATATcattagacattttatttacagctaAATTAAAACATGTTGGAAAACGCTGGATTACtcattttgtttggtttgtaaAATTGTAACTGATTTGGATGCCGAATTAAAACACAATGCAAGGCAAACAATTTGCCCTAAACTCACCTCTCTGAGCAATTTAGAGTTGTTGTGACGAGGAGCTGCGTCGGTTTCGGACGGCCCATCGATAGCTTCTAGAGACTTATCAAGTAGAGAGATTGGCCTTTCTGCTG from Silurus meridionalis isolate SWU-2019-XX chromosome 16, ASM1480568v1, whole genome shotgun sequence encodes the following:
- the LOC124399144 gene encoding eukaryotic translation initiation factor 4 gamma 3-like isoform X7, whose protein sequence is MQYAVTYVPVLVNMAAGSPDEQNMQYAMTYVPALVDVTASSTDDQNMNHHSASLHAVPPQEHSIYPTGLNASNPGPTPEEFYSAYAAGIPCSTDQTMYNPSSYSMVSPLQPAPAKRKMKAIRVRDPNQGMKDITEEIILEVGRIRNLFQQVEQPSSIYTPLQQYALTYGPALLDVTASSTDDQNMNHHSASLHAVPLQEHSVYPTGLNAFNPGPTPEEFYSAYAAGIPCSTDQTMFNQLSYSMVSPLQPAPAKRKMKAMRVRDPNQGMKDLTEEIILEVGRIQNTFQQVEQPSSIYTPPQQPNQVVEQEHVIYNVDKAQVLPASPHWKPDDRPTLEGYALKCTALDAAERPISLLDKSLEAIDGPSETDAAPRHNNSKLLRENEPKHSCKNESNDGVLTPAEGPNSATVAQLENWSKQYSRDFILSLQFKPASMQKPEGLPPVKDVILDKELTASLRQPLPCKIFRIVPMNEEVELKKAENAWKPCMKRRNSTEDPETQKTEELFRTVRSILNKLTPEMFNQLMKQLKELHIDTEERLKGVVNLIFEKAIDEPNFSMGYGIMCKSLAAIDVPMANKPHSNVNFRTLLLHRCQKEFDKDKTSNDVLDKKQQELEAAVSASERERLQDELEEAKNQACRKTKGNMKFIGQLFKLRMLTESIIHNCVVKLLKRNDEGSLECLSILLTTAGKEIDLEMGKSRMDQYIKQIEKIINERKTSSRIRFMLQDVIDLRLNNWVSKKAEKGPKTIEQIHKDAQFEELEEQLKVHKQLKSKGKRRPVILKDSTVLAPAKKDTIDPNKIPKMNKLANNDAIYLGSNWDRRGQRNWKKGCNGGNGDKASIPVKLNTVEDSTTNKPALSEEEMEKQSKSIIEEYLHANDYKEALHCVKELDQGRMLYLFVRVGVETTLERKQITRDQMGHLFHRLLQAGILSASQFFKGFSETLEVAEDLATDIPYIWRYIAELVHPVLQEGGISLRELFCEFNKPLLTVARAGILFSEILHLLCKQMSQKEVGDLWRDSKLNWADFLPETVDVNNFIMKQKLDFTISDCS
- the LOC124399144 gene encoding eukaryotic translation initiation factor 4 gamma 3-like isoform X1 codes for the protein MQYAVTYVPVLVNMAAGSPDEQNMQYAMTYVPALVDVTASSTDDQNMNHHSASLHAVPPQEHSIYPTGLNASNPGPTPEEFYSAYAAGIPCSTDQTMYNPSSYSMVSPLQPAPAKRKMKAIRVRDPNQGMKDITEEIILEVGRIRNLFQQVEQPSSIYTPLQQYALTYGPALLDVTASSTDDQNMNHHSASLHAVPLQEHSVYPTGLNAFNPGPTPEEFYSAYAAGIPCSTDQTMFNQLSYSMVSPLQPAPAKRKMKAMRVRDPNQGMKDLTEEIILEVGRIQNTFQQVEQPSSIYTPPQQPNQVVEQEHVIYNVDKAQVLPASPHWKPDDRPTLEGYALKCTALDAAERPISLLDKSLEAIDGPSETDAAPRHNNSKLLRENEPKHSCKNESNDGVLTPAEGPNSATVAQLENWSKQYSRDFILSLQFKPASMQKPEGLPPVKDVILDKVKPEPVEENEKQEAEFVKKEPKHSCENESINGVLTPAEGPNSATVAQLENRRIQYSKDFILSLQFKPASMQKPEGLPPVKDIILDKELTASLRQPLPCKIFRIVPMNEEVELKKAENAWKPCMKRRNSTEDPETQKTEELFRTVRSILNKLTPEMFNQLMKQLKELHIDTEERLKGVVNLIFEKAIDEPNFSMGYGIMCKSLAAIDVPMANKPHSNVNFRTLLLHRCQKEFDKDKTSNDVLDKKQQELEAAVSASERERLQDELEEAKNQACRKTKGNMKFIGQLFKLRMLTESIIHNCVVKLLKRNDEGSLECLSILLTTAGKEIDLEMGKSRMDQYIKQIEKIINERKTSSRIRFMLQDVIDLRLNNWVSKKAEKGPKTIEQIHKDAQFEELEEQLKVHKQLKSKGKRRPVILKDSTVLAPAKKDTIDPNKIPKMNKLANNDAIYLGSNWDRRGQRNWKKGCNGGNGDKASIPVKLNTVEDSTTNKPALSEEEMEKQSKSIIEEYLHANDYKEALHCVKELDQGRMLYLFVRVGVETTLERKQITRDQMGHLFHRLLQAGILSASQFFKGFSETLEVAEDLATDIPYIWRYIAELVHPVLQEGGISLRELFCEFNKPLLTVARAGILFSEILHLLCKQMSQKEVGDLWRDSKLNWADFLPETVDVNNFIMKQKLDFTISDCS
- the LOC124399144 gene encoding eukaryotic translation initiation factor 4 gamma 3-like isoform X2, with translation MQYAVTYVPVLVNMAAGSPDEQNMQYAMTYVPALVDVTASSTDDQNMNHHSASLHAVPPQEHSIYPTGLNASNPGPTPEEFYSAYAAGIPCSTDQTMYNPSSYSMVSPLQPAPAKRKMKAIRVRDPNQGMKDITEEIILEVGRIRNLFQQVEQPSSIYTPLQYALTYGPALLDVTASSTDDQNMNHHSASLHAVPLQEHSVYPTGLNAFNPGPTPEEFYSAYAAGIPCSTDQTMFNQLSYSMVSPLQPAPAKRKMKAMRVRDPNQGMKDLTEEIILEVGRIQNTFQQVEQPSSIYTPPQQPNQVVEQEHVIYNVDKAQVLPASPHWKPDDRPTLEGYALKCTALDAAERPISLLDKSLEAIDGPSETDAAPRHNNSKLLRENEPKHSCKNESNDGVLTPAEGPNSATVAQLENWSKQYSRDFILSLQFKPASMQKPEGLPPVKDVILDKVKPEPVEENEKQEAEFVKKEPKHSCENESINGVLTPAEGPNSATVAQLENRRIQYSKDFILSLQFKPASMQKPEGLPPVKDIILDKELTASLRQPLPCKIFRIVPMNEEVELKKAENAWKPCMKRRNSTEDPETQKTEELFRTVRSILNKLTPEMFNQLMKQLKELHIDTEERLKGVVNLIFEKAIDEPNFSMGYGIMCKSLAAIDVPMANKPHSNVNFRTLLLHRCQKEFDKDKTSNDVLDKKQQELEAAVSASERERLQDELEEAKNQACRKTKGNMKFIGQLFKLRMLTESIIHNCVVKLLKRNDEGSLECLSILLTTAGKEIDLEMGKSRMDQYIKQIEKIINERKTSSRIRFMLQDVIDLRLNNWVSKKAEKGPKTIEQIHKDAQFEELEEQLKVHKQLKSKGKRRPVILKDSTVLAPAKKDTIDPNKIPKMNKLANNDAIYLGSNWDRRGQRNWKKGCNGGNGDKASIPVKLNTVEDSTTNKPALSEEEMEKQSKSIIEEYLHANDYKEALHCVKELDQGRMLYLFVRVGVETTLERKQITRDQMGHLFHRLLQAGILSASQFFKGFSETLEVAEDLATDIPYIWRYIAELVHPVLQEGGISLRELFCEFNKPLLTVARAGILFSEILHLLCKQMSQKEVGDLWRDSKLNWADFLPETVDVNNFIMKQKLDFTISDCS
- the LOC124399144 gene encoding eukaryotic translation initiation factor 4 gamma 3-like isoform X6, whose translation is MQYAVTYVPVLVNMAAGSPDEQNMQYAMTYVPALVDVTASSTDDQNMNHHSASLHAVPPQEHSIYPTGLNASNPGPTPEEFYSAYAAGIPCSTDQTMYNPSSYSMVSPLQPAPAKRKMKAIRVRDPNQGMKDITEEIILEVGRIRNLFQQVEQPSSIYTPLQQYALTYGPALLDVTASSTDDQNMNHHSASLHAVPLQEHSVYPTGLNAFNPGPTPEEFYSAYGIPCSTDQTMFNQLSYSMVSPLQPAPAKRKMKAMRVRDPNQGMKDLTEEIILEVGRIQNTFQQVEQPSSIYTPPQQPNQVVEQEHVIYNVDKAQVLPASPHWKPDDRPTLEGYALKCTALDAAERPISLLDKSLEAIDGPSETDAAPRHNNSKLLRENEPKHSCKNESNDGVLTPAEGPNSATVAQLENWSKQYSRDFILSLQFKPASMQKPEGLPPVKDVILDKVKPEPVEENEKQEAEFVKKEPKHSCENESINGVLTPAEGPNSATVAQLENRRIQYSKDFILSLQFKPASMQKPEGLPPVKDIILDKELTASLRQPLPCKIFRIVPMNEEVELKKAENAWKPCMKRRNSTEDPETQKTEELFRTVRSILNKLTPEMFNQLMKQLKELHIDTEERLKGVVNLIFEKAIDEPNFSMGYGIMCKSLAAIDVPMANKPHSNVNFRTLLLHRCQKEFDKDKTSNDVLDKKQQELEAAVSASERERLQDELEEAKNQACRKTKGNMKFIGQLFKLRMLTESIIHNCVVKLLKRNDEGSLECLSILLTTAGKEIDLEMGKSRMDQYIKQIEKIINERKTSSRIRFMLQDVIDLRLNNWVSKKAEKGPKTIEQIHKDAQFEELEEQLKVHKQLKSKGKRRPVILKDSTVLAPAKKDTIDPNKIPKMNKLANNDAIYLGSNWDRRGQRNWKKGCNGGNGDKASIPVKLNTVEDSTTNKPALSEEEMEKQSKSIIEEYLHANDYKEALHCVKELDQGRMLYLFVRVGVETTLERKQITRDQMGHLFHRLLQAGILSASQFFKGFSETLEVAEDLATDIPYIWRYIAELVHPVLQEGGISLRELFCEFNKPLLTVARAGILFSEILHLLCKQMSQKEVGDLWRDSKLNWADFLPETVDVNNFIMKQKLDFTISDCS
- the LOC124399144 gene encoding eukaryotic translation initiation factor 4 gamma 3-like isoform X5, encoding MQYAVTYVPVLVNMAAGSPDEQNMQYAMTYVPALVDVTASSTDDQNMNHHSASLHAVPPQEHSIYPTGLNASNPGPTPEEFYSAYGIPCSTDQTMYNPSSYSMVSPLQPAPAKRKMKAIRVRDPNQGMKDITEEIILEVGRIRNLFQQVEQPSSIYTPLQQYALTYGPALLDVTASSTDDQNMNHHSASLHAVPLQEHSVYPTGLNAFNPGPTPEEFYSAYAAGIPCSTDQTMFNQLSYSMVSPLQPAPAKRKMKAMRVRDPNQGMKDLTEEIILEVGRIQNTFQQVEQPSSIYTPPQQPNQVVEQEHVIYNVDKAQVLPASPHWKPDDRPTLEGYALKCTALDAAERPISLLDKSLEAIDGPSETDAAPRHNNSKLLRENEPKHSCKNESNDGVLTPAEGPNSATVAQLENWSKQYSRDFILSLQFKPASMQKPEGLPPVKDVILDKVKPEPVEENEKQEAEFVKKEPKHSCENESINGVLTPAEGPNSATVAQLENRRIQYSKDFILSLQFKPASMQKPEGLPPVKDIILDKELTASLRQPLPCKIFRIVPMNEEVELKKAENAWKPCMKRRNSTEDPETQKTEELFRTVRSILNKLTPEMFNQLMKQLKELHIDTEERLKGVVNLIFEKAIDEPNFSMGYGIMCKSLAAIDVPMANKPHSNVNFRTLLLHRCQKEFDKDKTSNDVLDKKQQELEAAVSASERERLQDELEEAKNQACRKTKGNMKFIGQLFKLRMLTESIIHNCVVKLLKRNDEGSLECLSILLTTAGKEIDLEMGKSRMDQYIKQIEKIINERKTSSRIRFMLQDVIDLRLNNWVSKKAEKGPKTIEQIHKDAQFEELEEQLKVHKQLKSKGKRRPVILKDSTVLAPAKKDTIDPNKIPKMNKLANNDAIYLGSNWDRRGQRNWKKGCNGGNGDKASIPVKLNTVEDSTTNKPALSEEEMEKQSKSIIEEYLHANDYKEALHCVKELDQGRMLYLFVRVGVETTLERKQITRDQMGHLFHRLLQAGILSASQFFKGFSETLEVAEDLATDIPYIWRYIAELVHPVLQEGGISLRELFCEFNKPLLTVARAGILFSEILHLLCKQMSQKEVGDLWRDSKLNWADFLPETVDVNNFIMKQKLDFTISDCS